CTAGTTGGTAATCAAACGTAAGCTCTTTGAGCTTTCTATCTTCATCGAGCTCATACTCGAAACCTACCCTCGAATCTGGAAATGTGAATTTTAGATCTTTCCAAGATGCATAGATGTTGTGGGGGCCGGAATATACATAGCTCCATTCAAGGGCTTCACAGAAACAGACAATTTCCTCTTCCGTAGATCCGATTGGAAGCAGTCTTTTGGCTTCCTCTACAAAATCTTTCCATTTTCTTTTTCTTTCGTATCTCTTTAGCTCAGTGACATCGATTTGCTCACAGTCGAGTGAAGAAGCTTCGAATGGAATGTTCACTCTCTCGATCACGTGCGCACACCCGGAAAGTATCAGTAGCGAAAGCGTTGCTGTGATTTTGGTCATTCTATTTTGCCCAACGTCGAGGCCACACGGCGAGCGCTTGCGCTCGTTGTGTGAGCCGATTGGTTATGTATTTGTTTTTTTACTCTTTCCGATTTTGGGATAAACGACGTCCTTTATGTAGTCGCAGATGTATGTGTCATCGAGTTCGGCAAAAATAGACTCATTGCGAACCAAGACATCAATTGCGTTTCTAGCGAATTCATCGTTGATCTCTTTATCATCATCTTCATCGGGTGTGTTATCGTAAACCACGACGCAGATTGCGGAAAGTAAAGTAACCTTCTTCGAAGGTAGAGTCGTTTCTTTTCTTAGGAATTCTTCGAGGAGGGGAAGATTCTCACCTTCTCCGAGGATTAGGTCTTCATCTTGCGAAAGGATCATTAACTCATCGTTTCTGCTCCATTCTTCGAGCACCGCTCTATTCACTGACGGCATTGAAGATCCAGAGGATGAGATGTCCTTAGATCCACACTTGCTGCATGGGTCGGACCAAATCCTTCTTTCTTCAAACGCTGCATCCAGTTCAGAAATAGCTCTCTCGTCGGTATGCCCACAAGCCTTGCATGTTTTGTACTGTGAGTGTTCCTCTTTCATCACATAACGCCGAAGTCTCACGACGTAGGAGGCGCAGCCTCCGAAGTTGTGAGCACTGACTGGTTCTGTATGCTTTTTATTAGTGCGACCGTGGAGATTAGTATCACGTATCCGCACCAGATATGGGGTACTGGTTGAAAGTGCGGTCTAGCTCCTGGTCCTAAGGAATATGCGAAGAAGAGGGCGTAAGATAGGTATGTGAGAATCGATACGGTCCAAAAGTAGATCCATCGATTATCTCTACTTTTATTCCTTTTGGTACCTTTAAACCAGCCGTAGTGGAGGAGGACTCCGGGAAGAAAGAACAAGGCTACGAGTCCATATGTGAAAACCAGAAGAAAAGCGCCTAGGGTCCAGAGGATGCTAGGAAACACAAGGAGCATCGAACATGCGTATTGCAGGTCGTGATCTTTTATGAGTCTAGCTATTGTATTCATTTTTTCTACAGATTAAGGTAGAGCTAGCCGTTTCCGGCTAGCCCCCTCGCAGATCCCTGCGTGCGGTTTTCCCGCACAGGGCTCCTCTGTCGGGCCGCGCAGTCGCTTCGGCGAAGCGTCGTTTATCGTGAGGGTTGCAGTTGGCATCGGCTGGGTAACGGGTACCTTTCTATGATCTTGGGATTGGGGATGTCTAGGGTTTTCCACATCTGCTTGAAACCTCCCCAATCGTAGCTCTTCTTCTGGCTGCGGTCGTTCAGCGCCCGATAGACGATCCAACGCGCGGCGTTGAAGAACTGGCTGAGCATGGGCGAGTTTCCGATCACTCCGTAGTAGTTGAAGTGGCCTCGGAACTTGGCCCGCAAGGTCCGGGCGAGCCGCTTAAGCGGCGTGCTCCTCTCCTGCCTTATCCAGTCCTTCAGAGCCTTCAGGGCGCCTTGGAACTTCTTCTTGCTGGTCCGACGCTTGACAGTCCGCTTGCCGCTCCGCGCCCGGGCCCAATAAAAGTCGAACCCGAGGTACGTGAACTTGCGGCTGCGCTTCGGATCCAGGCGGCTGAAGCGGATCACTCCGCTCTTCCCCATCGCCAGGCTCAAGCCGAACTTGGCAAGGCGGCTGGAGAGGTTGACGAAGAAGACCTCCGCTTCGTGACCGTACTCGAAGCCAAGGACGAAGTCGTCCGCGTATCTTTGATACGCGACCTGCCCTCGGCATCCTTTCGCGACTACGCGCTCGACCCACAAGTCCAGCGCGTAGTGGAGGTATATGTTCGCCAGTATCGGCGATATGATTCCTCCCTGAGGCGTCCCCGTAGTCGGATTCCTGACAACGCCGTCCTCCTCCATTATCCCCGCCTTGAGCCATTTGCGGATCAGGCGTATGTAGTGTCGGTCGGCAACGCGTTGCTCCAACATGCGGATCAGCCAGTCGTGGTCCATGTTGTCGAAGAAGCCTTTTATGTCGGCTTCCACTACCCAGTGGCATCGGCCGCGGAAGAGCTCGCTGGCCAGCCTCTGGCTGGCGTCGCGGGCCCCTCGTCCGGCGCGGTACCCCATGCTATTGTCCGAGAAGTCCGCTTCGAAGATCGCATCGAGCAACCGGCGGGCGGACATCTGGACGATCTTGTCCTCCAGAGCAGGGATCCCCAGAGGGCGGGTCTTCCCGCTCCCCTTGGCTATATGCTTCCTTCGGACCAGCCGGGCGCGGTAGCGATGGTTCGCCAGCCGCTCCAGCAGACCGCGCAGGTTCGCGTCCAAGTCCTTTTCGTACTCGGCGTAGCTCACCCCGTCCACTCCCGTCGCAGCCTGCCGCCTCAGGAGGCGAAAGCTGTCGTAGAGCATGCGCAGGTCTATCTCTCGATACAACGAGCGGAACCTGTATCCGGAATCCCGCTTCGCCTTGGCGGTCAGTTCGAGCAGGGTGCGGGACACGCTTTCGGTCGGGACTAGCTTTCCCGTTCGAGCGTGAGTGCTTTGCTCACTTGACCCGACAGTCCGTCCCTTCCCCACGCGAACGGCCCTACCGTCTCCGAGTACTACGAACGAATCTGACTCCTCTCGATTCAAGCGAACCCCTTCTTTTGGTTGAAGGCCCGCCCCCTGGAAGGGAAGCCGAGAGGCCTCCCAAGTTCTCGCGCGTTTCTGTGCAGGCGCGCCACAGCTACAGACCCCGGTGGAACCGACGCGATCTCACCTGTAGCGATCTCGCCGATGCTGGCTTCACGACACGTTACACGCTCGCCTTCCACATCTGCTTCCTTCTTACGGGGCTCATATTGCTCTGGGGAGCTTGCGAGGCTCCTTGCGGCTCGCGCTGCTTCTCTCTGTACGCTTCGAGAATGCTGTTCCGCCACCCGTCCGTTCGCTTGTAGCAGACTTCCGGATACAATCGTTATAAGGCGATCAACCTGATTCAGTGACTCAGCTAACATTCTCGCAACACTCGATACATCATGTTTGGTTCTAACTTTTAATGGCCGGGACTTGCACCCGGCAAGAAACGCGAAGCTTACACTTGGCGCACAACGTCAAAGTGATACGCGAGGGCCTAGAGGCCCGTTGTGAAAGTTGTTGTGTGGATACGCCCTTGCTGCGTCCACAACTCGGGGCGTTTGGCCCGAGTTGTATCGACTGCCTGGTTCGACCATATTTTCATCTTTTTTTCAGAAGTATTTCCTCTCTCTTGATCGATCCTTTTTGTCTTCGTCGGTCTGATAGATTTCTTCGATTTCTTCCATCTTGAAAGGCCAAGAATCGTAGCCTTGTGCCTCAATGATCCACTTACAATTCGAGATCGTAACTTTTCTTATCTCTGTTCCGTTTTTGAGCCTGACCGTCACCTGAGTACCGCCCATTGCGAATTCGACCATCTTTGCGATTCTCTGTATCCACGGTTTGGGTAACTCGTAATCAGTTCTCATTATTCTCGTCGAGCTCAGGCGACAAGGCCTAAACTATCGTTTAAATTTCTGGGGTGGTTGATTTTCATGAGGTCGTAATGATAGAGGCGGGCGTTTGCCGCAGTTGCCTGGAGCGTCTGGTTCGACCTATCTGTTTTTGTATTCACCGGTTGGATTCGTTCGGTAGTTGTTTTTCTTTTTTTTTTTGAATGCTTCGAGGATCAATTCTCTCTCAAAGCAGGAGTCTCATTTCTTTCCTTCATGTACTCCTCGAATTCTCTTTCTTCTCTTCGTTTCTTCCTTCCCATCAACCAGTAGATTCCAAATCCTAGAAACGCTATCGGAAGGGCAAAAACTAGTAGCGCAATGAATGCTTCCATTGTTACTGGCATCCCTTTGGCGACATGCTCTACTGGAAAGTCGTTCTTCATTTATTTTTCTTCGTCGAACGACTAGCTCAGACGCGGCGGCCAAAGCTATCGGTAAAGTTTCTGGGGTGGTGGATATTCATGCGTTCGTAGTGAAAGAGGCGAGCGTTTGCCGACGTTGTCTGCGGCGTCTGGTTGGCTCTATTTGATAGTTTTGATTTTTGAGAAAGTCGCCTTGAGGTGTAGGCTTAAAGGGTAACGATCTAGGAACGCCCAAAATGGTCCATAGAACTGATAGGTCAGCTCTGACTTGTTTGGCTCTATTTCTCTTATCTTTCCTTTTGCTCCCACTCTACTCGAAGGCCCCATGCCAATGTCGAACGTCGTTTCTTCATCTTTGATCGTAACCTCTCCGTATGCCGAAAGCTGATCGTCTAGCTTCAATGCATCGCTTGGCAACTGGCTTAGGCTGGATCGCAACAGATCCGTAGCTTGGAGCCTACTAGTTGAGAGGAGTTTTCGTTTCATACGATTTCTAGCCAACGTGAAAGCCATACGCGGAAGTCAGCGCGGAGCGCTGGCTGGAGTTGTATGGGCTGCCTGGTGCTTATTTTCTTTCATTCTTACAGCCTGGCATAAACGACGTATCGTTCACTTTCGTTTTAATTCTTCCCTCAATCAAAGCAATGAACGAATCTCCAACTTCGATAAGTCTTGAGGTTTCGAAATCTCTGACAAACTCGCCACTTATCCCGAGTAAGTTCAGTACATCCTTGTTAAGTTCTTTCGGTGCTTTCTTGAGTGCGTCCAGTGCAGAGTGAATCGCCTCAAGCACAAGTCTTCTCCCTTCTTCAGTGGATACATCTTCTTTTAGCGAGAGGGGAACGCAGCCGGAGAAATATCCTCTGGAGGCTAGGAGCCACTGATTACGAATAGGATTGATGATTCTTTCCTCTTCTTCGTTCGATGGATCTTCAAGATGGAGGGACAGGAAACGAAGCCAGAGTTCGAGGATACCATCTTTCATCCAGAAACCGTTCTCGCTATCTATGCTGACGAATGTCGTTCCCATTGATTTCTTTCTTTGCACAACGCGAAAGTGATACGACGAGGATCAGTGCGGAGCACTGACCGCAGTTGTATCTACTGACTGGTTAAGTTTTTTCTTCAGGTAAATGGTGACCTCATCTTCTGTGGATTCTCCCATGTTTAGGGTGGTGCACTCGTAGTCGATTGCACAAATACTCAATACGAATGGCTCAGTCCATCGAATGAAGGTGTGGCCGTTTTCTGTAACTCCAATTCCTGGGTAATACCGATCCGGCTGTCCACTTATTGGTTCAGAACCAAAAAAAGCGGTCACTGGATTGTGTGATTCACTATCCAATACGGTGATGCCTGTGAATGTAGCGAATTCTTCTTCGCTTATGGTTGAACAGCCGTAAATGAATGTGGCGACAATGAATCCGAATGCTACTCGAAATATTTTCATTCTACTTAACGCTGAAGCCATACGCGTAGGCTATCGCGGAGCGATGGCCGGAGTTGTATGAGCTGACTTGTTCGCTCATTTGTTTTCTATAAGTTTCGGCCAACCTCCAGGTACTTCGTCGTCGCTCAAGGTCCGTACTTCTTCGTCTTCTACGAAGTCCCAGATTTTCCAAGTTCGAATGTATCCTGCAGGCAGTTCTCTGTGCTCTTCGTGTCCAAGGATAATCATAACCTCCTCGAGTGATTCGAATCCGTTGTAAACGTAGCTTAGTCCTGCCCGAGCACCGAACTTCAGAATCATGTCAGGTTTCATTACTCTATAGTAGACTTTCCAATCAATCTCTGATTCGTCCCATTCGCAGACCAACGCCCCGTATTCATAATCTCCGAGTGATTTTCTTTCTACTAGTTCTAGGATAAAATCGTTCCCTTTCTTTGATCTGCAGATTTGCCTTACGACGATACCATTTTCTAAGACGACAGGTTCGTCACGTCCCAAAAGGTTTACTATCGTGTAACCGTTGTGCTCCGAGATTACCGGAACCCATTCGTCGGCGAAGGCACAGGCTGGTATGCAAATCAGGAAGAGCGTTATGATTCGTATCATCATTTTTTTAGCGAATCTTAATGGTCGCGTTCCCAGGTAAAAAAAGTGGGGGCGCTTGCCTCCCTTTGCTCGCGGGTTACGTTGCCGTGAGGCGGCGCAGAGCCGCATGTATTCAATAACCAATACAGGAGAGACAAGCGCATGAGAAAGAAGCATATCTACGTAGGCATGGATGTCCACAAGGAAACCACGGTCATTTCCCTCGCCCACGCGGGGCGCAACGGCAAGGTTGAGCACTACGGAACGCTTTCGAGCAGCCTGCACTCGATGAGGAAGTTCCTCGAGCGCAACCGCAAGCCGGGCGTGAAGCTGCATTTCGTCTACGAGGCGGGGCCGACGGGCTTCGCCCTGCAGCGCCGGCTGCAGGCGTGGAACGAGGACTGCATCGTGGTATCGCCAGTGCACGTGCCCAAGAAGGCGGGCGAGAAGGTGAAGACCGACCGCCGCGACGCCGAGCAGCTCGCGAGGATGCATCGCAGCGGAGAGCTGGACCCCATCCGGATCCCCGACGCCGCCGACGAGGCGATCCGCGACCTCTGCCGGTCCAGGTACGACGCCAAGCAGGACCAGCGTCGCAACCGGCAGCGGCTGAAGTCGTTCCTTCTTCGAAACGGATACTCCTACTCCGGCAAGACCAGCTGGAACCAGCGCCACCGGCGCTGGATTCGCGAGCTCGGGCTGCAGCATCCGGCCCAGAGGACGACCTTGGAGGAGTACGTCACCTCGATCGACCAGTGCGGCGAGCGGATCTCGCGCATCGAGCTGCAGCTCCAGCTGCTGCTCGTGGACTGGAGGATGTATCCGCTGGTCCAGGCGTTGATGGCGCTCAAGGGCTTCGCGTGGCTCACCGCCGCGGTGATCGCCAGCGAGCTGGGGGACCTTCGCGGGTACGACAGCCCCCGAAGGCTGATGTCCTACCTCGGGCTGACCACCAGCGAGCATACCACCGGGGAGAGCGTGAGGAAGGGTTCGATCACCAAGTCGGGCAACTCGCACGCTCGCTTCTTCATCGGTAAGCGGTACAAAATCTGCCCCTTAGGCTGGTCTTGACTTCTTCCAGTTTGCCGGGGTCAGAGCCCTGAGCTCTTGCTCCTGCATGATGCCGGTGTTCCGGCTCAGGACGTCTTGCAGATATTCAAGCGGCTGGATGTCCAGGCGTTGGCAGGAGATCAGGATCGAGTAAAGGATCGCCGCGCGATCGCCGGCTTGGGGATGACCTACGAAGAGCCAGTTCTTCTTGCCGACCGCGGTCGGCCGGATGGCGTTCTCCATCCAGTTGTTGTCGATCGCGACGTGGCCGTGACGCAGGTAGGTCGAGAGGTAGCCCCAGTGCGAGAGCGAGTAGTCGCAGGCCTTGGACAAGCCGCTTGACGGAAGGCCTCCACGTCTGAGGATTCCCAATACGCGGCGGATGCGGGCGTGAGCGTTGGCGGACCTCTTGAGGCGAAGGGCCAAGGCTGCTTCCGCGTCGAGGCCGTTCTCGCGGATCTCGCTTTCGACCTCGTAGAGCTTGGCGACGAGCTTGAGGTAGACGCCGCACTCGCGCGGGAAGCTCTCCTTGGCATCGAAGAACTTGCGCCGGGCGTGCGCCCAGCAAGCGGCCAGCTCGATCGCCTCGCTGGACTTCTGCAGCTTCGGGTACGCCTCGTACATGTCGGCCTGGACCACGCCCTCGAAGCCTTCCAGGTGCGAGGTGACCGAGGCGTGGCAGCGCCCGCCGCTCCACTTGTACCAAACGTCGCCAAGCGGCCGGGTCATGCCGCAAAGGTAGCCGGTTTTCGTGCTCTTCTCCCCGTAGTCGGGATCCTGATACTTTATCGGCGTCTCGTCCACCTGGACGTATCCGCCCTCGAGAAGGTCGAGGCGCATATGGTTGTAGATCGGCTTGAGCCATTCGGCGACCTTCTCGACCCAGCGGACCAGGTTCTGGCGGCTGACGGCGAAGC
This window of the Pelagicoccus enzymogenes genome carries:
- a CDS encoding IS110 family transposase produces the protein MRKKHIYVGMDVHKETTVISLAHAGRNGKVEHYGTLSSSLHSMRKFLERNRKPGVKLHFVYEAGPTGFALQRRLQAWNEDCIVVSPVHVPKKAGEKVKTDRRDAEQLARMHRSGELDPIRIPDAADEAIRDLCRSRYDAKQDQRRNRQRLKSFLLRNGYSYSGKTSWNQRHRRWIRELGLQHPAQRTTLEEYVTSIDQCGERISRIELQLQLLLVDWRMYPLVQALMALKGFAWLTAAVIASELGDLRGYDSPRRLMSYLGLTTSEHTTGESVRKGSITKSGNSHARFFIGKRYKICPLGWS
- the ltrA gene encoding group II intron reverse transcriptase/maturase gives rise to the protein MSRTLLELTAKAKRDSGYRFRSLYREIDLRMLYDSFRLLRRQAATGVDGVSYAEYEKDLDANLRGLLERLANHRYRARLVRRKHIAKGSGKTRPLGIPALEDKIVQMSARRLLDAIFEADFSDNSMGYRAGRGARDASQRLASELFRGRCHWVVEADIKGFFDNMDHDWLIRMLEQRVADRHYIRLIRKWLKAGIMEEDGVVRNPTTGTPQGGIISPILANIYLHYALDLWVERVVAKGCRGQVAYQRYADDFVLGFEYGHEAEVFFVNLSSRLAKFGLSLAMGKSGVIRFSRLDPKRSRKFTYLGFDFYWARARSGKRTVKRRTSKKKFQGALKALKDWIRQERSTPLKRLARTLRAKFRGHFNYYGVIGNSPMLSQFFNAARWIVYRALNDRSQKKSYDWGGFKQMWKTLDIPNPKIIERYPLPSRCQLQPSR
- the tnpC gene encoding IS66 family transposase, translating into MPPIEEVLAENATLKGRVAELEAQIAWFRRQVFAGGKSEKVDLNQLDLLLGKLEEAKAAEPPQKVSYERKAKPSRKTRDELYGHLPVLEETVVEPDEVKAEPSSYERIGEEETYEVKVDPPKFYRRRIVRPKYRKVGDKSKAPVVAPAPLRVVEGLASAELLAYVVVSKFLDHLPLFRQCSIYKRHGFAVSRQNLVRWVEKVAEWLKPIYNHMRLDLLEGGYVQVDETPIKYQDPDYGEKSTKTGYLCGMTRPLGDVWYKWSGGRCHASVTSHLEGFEGVVQADMYEAYPKLQKSSEAIELAACWAHARRKFFDAKESFPRECGVYLKLVAKLYEVESEIRENGLDAEAALALRLKRSANAHARIRRVLGILRRGGLPSSGLSKACDYSLSHWGYLSTYLRHGHVAIDNNWMENAIRPTAVGKKNWLFVGHPQAGDRAAILYSILISCQRLDIQPLEYLQDVLSRNTGIMQEQELRALTPANWKKSRPA